Proteins from one Desulfovibrio intestinalis genomic window:
- a CDS encoding Hpt domain-containing protein: MSEELLDWKEAMTRVLNKRDLYVNLLGKFIETERDTPDRVAVALKNGNAEEARQLVHSTKGAAANLGAKALASAALELEMAIKAGADTGRALSHFSTTVMETLVTMHAFMTQ, translated from the coding sequence ATGAGCGAGGAATTACTGGACTGGAAAGAAGCCATGACACGTGTGCTCAACAAACGTGACCTTTACGTCAATCTGTTGGGTAAGTTCATTGAGACGGAACGCGACACTCCCGACAGGGTGGCCGTAGCCTTGAAAAACGGCAATGCGGAAGAAGCCCGGCAGCTGGTGCACAGCACCAAGGGAGCCGCCGCCAACCTGGGGGCCAAGGCGCTGGCCTCCGCTGCGCTGGAACTCGAAATGGCCATCAAGGCCGGGGCAGACACTGGCCGCGCCCTTAGCCATTTCAGCACCACCGTTATGGAAACTCTCGTGACCATGCACGCCTTTATGACCCAGTAG
- a CDS encoding heavy metal translocating P-type ATPase: MSEPIVQKSANTEACPLKFDIGGMHCAACSSRIERVVGRMEGVEKISVNLATAKAEVWTSVGREEEVQQEVMDRVATLGFSATPSADDDASTEFAENKAKALKDSRNRLGRLIPMICFAVPLLIVSMGHMMGLSMPSWMDPHAAPRTFMLVQLFLSLPIVWLGRHFYVDGIRALLRKAPAMDSLVAVGTGAALIYSLVNTVLGLMGVNPVERAMNLYYESAAVLLTMIELGQFLEATAKRKAGDAMGALMSLTPETALRLDPANEALPPQEVTVASLKTGDHLLLRPGGRVPVDGEILTGKSAVDLSLLTGESIPVAVGPGDKLVAGSVNGEGSLTLRADAVGRNTRLARIIRLVREAQGSKAPIARLADRVSYYFVPAVMLYAVLAALAWLVFSSEPITTPLTVFVAVLVMACPCAMGLATPMSIMVGTGRGAQLGVLIKNGAALEQAGHINVLAVDKTGTLTTGKPVLTGVTMLDGANGLDENGLLALAAALEARSEHPLAQALIKAGQERNLPACRVEDVVVAPGMGIEGKVFCAETGRHVAVGNRAFMKEHGLDISESVSGKLAVLAEAGQTPLLLALGSGDEIRLAGILALADAIRPESSSVVARLQQMGVRVVMLTGDNERTARAVAAKVGVDEVAAGLLPAEKADYVRRLQEQGHVVGMVGDGINDAPALALANVGMAVGTGVDVSAEAGDIVLMRGGMEAVLTALALSRATMRNIRQNLFWAFGYNVLGLPVAAGLLHVFGGPMLSPMIAGTAMALSSVSVVTNALRLRFFKIES; the protein is encoded by the coding sequence ATGAGCGAGCCTATTGTGCAAAAATCTGCCAATACAGAAGCATGCCCCTTGAAATTTGACATAGGGGGTATGCACTGCGCTGCTTGCTCGTCGCGAATCGAGCGTGTGGTGGGGCGTATGGAAGGCGTGGAAAAAATCAGCGTTAATCTCGCCACAGCCAAGGCTGAGGTCTGGACCAGCGTTGGCCGGGAAGAAGAAGTGCAGCAAGAGGTAATGGACCGTGTAGCCACACTGGGCTTCAGCGCCACGCCATCTGCCGACGATGACGCCTCCACCGAGTTTGCGGAAAACAAAGCCAAAGCTCTTAAGGATTCGCGCAACCGTCTGGGCCGCCTTATCCCCATGATCTGTTTTGCCGTGCCCTTGCTTATAGTGTCTATGGGCCACATGATGGGCCTCAGCATGCCGAGCTGGATGGACCCGCATGCCGCGCCGCGCACCTTTATGCTGGTGCAGCTTTTTCTGAGCCTGCCCATTGTCTGGCTTGGGCGGCATTTTTATGTGGACGGCATTCGCGCGCTGCTGCGCAAGGCCCCGGCTATGGACAGCCTGGTGGCCGTAGGCACGGGCGCTGCTCTTATTTACAGTCTGGTGAACACAGTGCTTGGGCTTATGGGGGTTAACCCTGTTGAGCGCGCCATGAACCTGTACTACGAGTCGGCGGCAGTGCTGCTGACCATGATTGAACTGGGTCAATTTCTTGAAGCCACAGCCAAGCGTAAGGCTGGCGACGCTATGGGCGCGCTCATGAGCCTCACGCCAGAAACAGCCCTGCGGCTTGACCCGGCCAACGAAGCTTTGCCGCCGCAGGAGGTCACGGTGGCGTCCTTGAAAACAGGCGACCATCTGCTGCTCCGGCCCGGCGGGCGCGTACCCGTGGACGGTGAAATCCTGACGGGCAAAAGCGCTGTAGACCTTTCGCTGCTGACGGGAGAATCCATTCCCGTCGCTGTTGGCCCCGGCGACAAGCTGGTGGCGGGCAGCGTCAACGGCGAAGGATCGCTGACATTGCGTGCCGATGCCGTGGGACGCAACACGCGTCTTGCGCGTATCATCCGGCTGGTGCGTGAGGCACAGGGCAGCAAGGCTCCCATTGCCCGTCTGGCAGACCGCGTCAGCTACTATTTCGTGCCCGCGGTGATGCTTTATGCCGTGCTGGCGGCACTGGCCTGGCTGGTGTTCAGCTCTGAACCCATAACAACGCCGCTTACCGTCTTTGTGGCCGTGCTGGTCATGGCCTGCCCGTGCGCTATGGGTCTGGCGACCCCCATGTCCATTATGGTTGGCACCGGGCGTGGCGCGCAGCTTGGCGTGCTTATCAAAAACGGGGCAGCGCTGGAACAGGCCGGACACATCAATGTTCTGGCCGTGGACAAGACAGGTACCCTCACCACAGGCAAGCCCGTGCTTACTGGTGTCACCATGCTGGACGGAGCAAACGGGCTGGATGAAAACGGCTTACTGGCTTTGGCTGCCGCCCTGGAAGCCCGCTCGGAGCATCCGCTGGCCCAGGCCCTTATCAAGGCCGGGCAGGAACGCAATTTGCCCGCCTGCCGCGTGGAAGACGTGGTGGTGGCTCCCGGTATGGGCATAGAGGGAAAGGTTTTTTGCGCTGAGACGGGCCGGCATGTGGCCGTGGGCAACCGTGCCTTCATGAAGGAACACGGGCTCGATATTTCTGAAAGCGTCTCCGGCAAGCTGGCGGTGCTGGCCGAGGCTGGGCAGACTCCCTTGCTGCTGGCTCTTGGCAGTGGCGACGAAATTCGCCTTGCTGGTATTCTGGCGCTGGCTGACGCCATCCGGCCCGAATCTTCCTCTGTGGTGGCCCGCTTGCAGCAGATGGGCGTGCGCGTGGTTATGCTCACGGGCGACAATGAACGCACTGCCAGGGCTGTAGCGGCCAAGGTGGGTGTGGATGAAGTTGCCGCGGGCCTTTTGCCTGCCGAAAAGGCAGACTATGTGCGCCGCCTGCAGGAGCAGGGGCATGTGGTCGGCATGGTGGGCGACGGTATTAACGACGCCCCGGCGCTGGCTTTGGCCAATGTGGGCATGGCAGTAGGCACGGGCGTGGATGTGAGCGCCGAAGCTGGAGATATAGTGCTTATGCGTGGCGGCATGGAGGCCGTGCTGACTGCCCTTGCGCTTTCGCGGGCCACCATGCGCAATATCCGGCAAAACCTGTTCTGGGCTTTTGGCTACAACGTGTTGGGCCTGCCCGTGGCGGCAGGGCTGCTGCACGTTTTTGGCGGCCCCATGCTCTCGCCGATGATCGCGGGTACAGCTATGGCTCTGTCCTCTGTCTCAGTGGTGACCAATGCCCTGAGATTGCGTTTTTTCAAGATTGAGAGCTGA
- a CDS encoding heavy-metal-associated domain-containing protein — protein MKSLKVNGMRCGHCKGAVEEAAGKIPGVKNPLVDLDEKVLRYEEDGPVDMEALRTAISNIGFDPE, from the coding sequence ATGAAAAGCCTGAAAGTCAATGGCATGCGTTGTGGGCACTGCAAAGGCGCAGTGGAAGAAGCCGCGGGCAAGATTCCCGGCGTGAAAAATCCTCTGGTGGATTTGGACGAAAAAGTTCTGCGCTACGAAGAAGACGGCCCGGTGGATATGGAAGCCCTGCGCACGGCCATCAGCAACATCGGCTTTGATCCCGAATAA
- a CDS encoding M99 family carboxypeptidase catalytic domain-containing protein, with amino-acid sequence MRSGFSGLFLCCVLFLLAGAVHAQDAFPLDFTVIRLGEGPRTVLVVGGIQGDEPGGFSAATLLSTHYQMENGSVWIVPNLNFPSIIKRSRGLHGDMNRKFARLDDKDPEFATVRRIQELIDHPQVALVLNLHDGSGYYRHKYEDKLRNPARWGQSVIIDQTDLPGVFMGALEAEADKAAATANEALIQAGHRLHVHNTKTADGDHEMERSLSFYAVRKGKAAFGLEASKEFSVELRAYYHLLMVESFLRQAGVDFSRSFALTPEGVRGALQDNLAVSFADNRVFLPLEDARPAINYLPLPKGGPAQAVPTKPIMAVLPCAKGGEGQFCVHYGNRMLTLIRPEWREVDNSLSVVRARVDGEDRQIPFGQVVYVGDSLLVEPIEGYRVNAIGFDNGKPDEAGVDLRLKDFMPRFSVDKQGKMFRVEVYRNQLFSGMFLVYFGKDKQNSPNRPRMARNAGSLPDRPGPESSLGF; translated from the coding sequence GTGCGCAGCGGCTTTTCAGGCCTGTTCTTGTGCTGTGTCCTTTTTCTGCTGGCTGGCGCTGTTCACGCGCAGGATGCTTTTCCGCTGGACTTCACGGTGATTCGCCTGGGTGAAGGACCACGAACTGTCCTGGTGGTGGGGGGCATACAGGGTGATGAGCCAGGGGGCTTTTCTGCGGCAACGCTGCTGAGCACCCATTATCAGATGGAAAACGGCAGCGTGTGGATAGTGCCCAATCTGAATTTTCCCAGCATTATCAAAAGATCGCGCGGCCTGCACGGCGATATGAACCGCAAATTTGCGCGTCTGGATGATAAAGATCCCGAATTTGCCACAGTGCGCCGCATTCAGGAACTCATAGACCATCCGCAGGTTGCCCTTGTACTCAATCTGCATGACGGCAGCGGCTACTACCGCCACAAATACGAAGACAAACTGCGCAACCCCGCCCGCTGGGGACAGTCGGTCATCATCGACCAGACCGACCTGCCGGGAGTCTTTATGGGCGCGTTGGAAGCCGAGGCCGACAAAGCTGCTGCAACGGCCAACGAGGCCCTCATCCAGGCAGGACACCGCCTGCATGTGCACAATACCAAGACAGCCGACGGCGATCACGAAATGGAAAGAAGCCTTTCCTTTTACGCTGTCCGCAAGGGCAAAGCGGCTTTTGGCCTTGAGGCCAGTAAAGAATTCTCCGTCGAACTGCGCGCCTATTATCACCTGCTGATGGTGGAGTCGTTTTTACGGCAGGCAGGAGTGGATTTCAGCCGTTCCTTTGCCCTTACTCCCGAAGGCGTTCGCGGCGCGCTGCAAGACAACCTTGCCGTATCCTTTGCCGACAACCGCGTATTTCTTCCACTGGAAGACGCGCGCCCGGCCATCAATTATCTGCCCCTGCCCAAGGGTGGTCCGGCCCAGGCCGTGCCCACCAAGCCCATTATGGCCGTGCTGCCCTGCGCCAAGGGTGGCGAGGGACAGTTTTGCGTCCACTATGGCAACCGCATGCTGACGCTTATCCGCCCGGAATGGCGCGAGGTGGATAACAGCCTGAGCGTCGTGCGCGCCCGCGTGGACGGTGAAGACAGGCAAATACCTTTCGGACAGGTGGTATATGTTGGCGATTCGCTGCTGGTCGAACCTATTGAAGGATACAGGGTCAATGCCATAGGCTTTGACAACGGCAAACCTGACGAGGCTGGCGTAGACCTGCGCCTCAAGGACTTCATGCCGCGATTTTCTGTAGACAAACAAGGGAAAATGTTTCGAGTAGAAGTTTACCGGAACCAGCTTTTCAGCGGTATGTTTCTGGTTTATTTCGGTAAAGACAAACAGAACAGTCCCAACAGGCCGCGCATGGCCCGTAACGCGGGTTCGTTGCCCGACCGCCCTGGCCCGGAATCATCACTGGGTTTCTGA
- a CDS encoding NAD(P)H-dependent glycerol-3-phosphate dehydrogenase produces MSICVAGGGSWGTALGHLLARGGHHVCLWMRDAAVAKAVNERHENPRYLPNLPLDERLTATTDPAALDRSLVVLAVPCQQLRGWLTEHARHFQPRVVLVNAAKGIETGSLATCAEMTAQTLGHLNPRYAVLSGPSFAADVLRDLPTAVVMAAYDEELGRYLRDIFSGPVFRCYSSTDVTGVEMGGALKNVMAIAAGTCDGLGLGANSRAALITRGLAEMSRLGVARNAQAHTFMGLSGLGDLTLTCTDDLSRNRQVGLRLGRGEKLDHITQSLGMVAEGVKTTAAIYDMAQKLGVDAPLTNAVHSILYENQSPQAALRDLMGRTLREE; encoded by the coding sequence ATTTCCATCTGTGTGGCTGGCGGCGGCAGCTGGGGTACTGCCCTGGGACATCTTCTGGCGCGTGGCGGGCATCATGTCTGCCTGTGGATGCGCGATGCCGCCGTGGCCAAGGCCGTTAACGAAAGGCACGAAAACCCGCGCTACCTTCCCAATCTGCCTCTGGATGAGCGGCTCACCGCCACCACTGACCCGGCAGCGCTGGACCGTTCACTGGTGGTTCTGGCTGTGCCCTGCCAGCAGTTGCGCGGCTGGCTTACGGAACATGCCCGCCACTTTCAGCCCAGAGTCGTGCTGGTCAACGCAGCCAAGGGCATTGAAACCGGATCGCTGGCTACCTGCGCCGAAATGACCGCGCAGACGCTCGGGCATCTGAACCCGCGCTATGCGGTTTTGTCTGGCCCTTCCTTTGCGGCTGACGTTCTGCGCGACCTGCCCACTGCCGTTGTTATGGCCGCCTACGACGAAGAACTGGGGCGGTATTTACGCGATATTTTTTCCGGCCCTGTCTTTCGTTGCTACTCCAGCACCGATGTTACAGGAGTGGAAATGGGTGGCGCACTTAAAAACGTCATGGCTATCGCTGCGGGCACCTGCGACGGGCTGGGCCTTGGCGCCAACAGCCGCGCGGCCCTCATAACGCGGGGCCTGGCTGAAATGAGCCGCCTGGGCGTAGCGCGTAACGCGCAAGCGCACACTTTCATGGGGCTTTCCGGGTTGGGCGACCTGACCCTGACCTGCACCGACGACCTCTCCCGCAACCGCCAGGTGGGCTTGCGGCTTGGGCGCGGAGAAAAACTTGACCACATCACGCAAAGCCTCGGCATGGTGGCAGAAGGTGTAAAAACCACAGCCGCCATATATGACATGGCGCAAAAGCTCGGTGTGGATGCGCCCCTGACCAATGCCGTACACAGTATTCTGTATGAAAACCAAAGCCCGCAGGCCGCATTACGCGATCTGATGGGCAGAACGCTGCGCGAAGAATAA
- a CDS encoding complex I subunit 5 family protein — MTESLFSAGGQLVPLLVGMALMLYAAAQAVRQRKDPRRLILWGALHDAGIICLGLGAATAIGATGLWLFILFQVATRGLAWTALSRLTSACHTGAACSQGPVQVADLSGSGQRHPWMAALFALGLLASVGGSPFLLPEARLFINAAVLDAMPAGLTGLLVMALATTVFIWLYVNAVRRIVLEDAPEDAPTAFGPMRGGSGLVIGLAVAVGLMGLFRGPLTALIGGQYGFDAPHSPVHPAYWCYYLGAFAVGGAFLARMRMAPVIGTAFAALAFVTVLVADAPATAKLFLVMISLVALVVCVYSQGYIHGRHQGRYWFFLLLTFGSLAGIVSSTDASGLYGYWELMTFASYFLVVHEGRRSAFDAGLKYYVMCAGGALFMLPGLLMLGEGFVPTPVVQAAFVLCLMGFGVKAGLVPLHSWLPDAHPAAPSSVSAPLSGIITKMGIFGIVAVLLMRPMVSTLPGLFGLSWLGTGLVFTGAATLILGEVMALRQNDIKRMLAYSTLGQLGEIALVLGIGTWLSTTGALWHMFNHAIMKDLLFLGAGALIMRSGSRKLSDLRGLGRQMPFTVACMGIGLVSIMGLPPFGAFYSKFLMIQAATEAGQLWLAALILGGSLVGLVYYTRILKTLIFEERPDYLPTVTEAPVTMRVGMGVLAGLCVLLGLAPQLAMQLVAPVASLAFVPNPADAGVLLAMHVSWPIYVVVPVFGALLPALFHKNRIMAGKVSVGVLLATALLVILFGRGLDTLSFCFALIVPLLGAVNMSYALGYMEHSHRQWRFYCAFTAMCGGLVGMAASQYLLSFFLFWEIMSSWTLYMAIAHEGDKASLREAFKYFIFNVFGAGFIFVGLCVIGPFTPFTALLLDGMVPNLPAGATWLGMALLAAGFVMKAAQLPFRIDWQMHPALAPTPVSGYISSVLLKSAILGLIKLFMLLGGGFAVAGILGGFEQSSISVPVMWIGGITIIMAALQALRSNGLKLIFIYSTVSQLGYMVLAVAAGGALGYAGGMLHVINHVFFKDLLFLVCGAVMFASHRETLDDLGGIGRKMPFTLAMFAIAGLSVIGVPPTSGFSSKWLIYHALMEAGQPFLALLSLIGSVLTMAYIAKFLHAAFLGQPAQDLDEIKEVPRIMRVPMGILAAGCVLTGIFPGLALGPINSVLFEYGFMPLNVGMSGVLSGAGAWNATGMFVMMALAFTGGYWFVKRFTRLREIDVHTCGLPPEMATSRMTPSSIYGGLTRLLGGGNTPKENRS, encoded by the coding sequence ATGACGGAATCATTGTTCTCGGCTGGCGGCCAGCTTGTGCCGCTTCTGGTGGGTATGGCCCTCATGCTGTACGCTGCGGCCCAGGCCGTACGTCAGCGTAAGGACCCTCGCCGCCTGATCCTCTGGGGTGCTCTGCACGACGCGGGCATAATCTGCCTGGGGCTCGGTGCGGCTACCGCCATCGGCGCCACCGGTTTGTGGCTCTTCATTCTTTTTCAGGTCGCAACACGCGGTCTGGCCTGGACGGCGCTAAGCCGTCTTACTTCAGCATGCCACACAGGGGCAGCCTGTAGTCAGGGGCCCGTTCAGGTAGCTGACCTGAGTGGTTCGGGCCAGCGCCATCCCTGGATGGCGGCTTTGTTCGCCCTGGGCCTTCTGGCCTCGGTGGGCGGCTCGCCCTTCCTGCTGCCCGAGGCTCGCCTCTTCATTAATGCAGCCGTGCTTGATGCCATGCCTGCTGGCCTTACCGGCCTTCTGGTTATGGCTCTGGCCACCACCGTCTTCATTTGGTTGTATGTCAATGCCGTACGCCGCATAGTTCTGGAAGACGCACCTGAAGACGCTCCCACGGCTTTCGGCCCCATGCGTGGCGGCTCCGGTCTGGTGATCGGCCTTGCTGTGGCGGTAGGCCTCATGGGCCTCTTCCGTGGCCCGCTTACGGCCCTCATTGGCGGCCAGTACGGGTTTGACGCGCCACATTCGCCTGTGCACCCGGCTTACTGGTGTTACTACCTCGGCGCGTTTGCTGTGGGCGGAGCATTTCTTGCCCGCATGCGCATGGCTCCCGTCATAGGAACGGCCTTCGCGGCCCTGGCCTTTGTTACCGTGCTTGTCGCGGACGCTCCGGCCACTGCCAAACTGTTCCTGGTTATGATCAGCCTTGTGGCCCTTGTGGTCTGCGTATACTCGCAGGGCTACATCCACGGGCGGCATCAGGGGCGCTACTGGTTTTTCCTGCTGCTCACCTTCGGCTCTCTGGCTGGCATAGTTTCCAGCACCGACGCTTCGGGCCTTTATGGGTACTGGGAACTCATGACCTTCGCTTCCTACTTCCTGGTAGTGCACGAAGGACGGCGCAGCGCATTTGACGCTGGCCTCAAATATTATGTCATGTGCGCGGGCGGCGCGCTGTTCATGCTGCCCGGCCTGCTTATGCTTGGTGAAGGTTTTGTGCCCACCCCTGTGGTTCAGGCAGCCTTTGTGCTCTGCCTGATGGGCTTTGGCGTCAAGGCCGGCCTTGTGCCCCTGCATTCGTGGTTGCCCGATGCTCACCCGGCTGCACCTTCCTCGGTGTCGGCGCCTCTTTCAGGCATCATCACCAAAATGGGTATCTTCGGCATTGTGGCCGTGTTGCTCATGCGGCCCATGGTCAGCACCCTGCCCGGCCTTTTCGGCCTTTCCTGGCTTGGTACGGGCCTGGTCTTTACTGGCGCGGCCACGCTTATTCTGGGCGAGGTCATGGCCCTGCGCCAGAACGACATCAAGCGCATGCTGGCTTACTCCACCCTGGGGCAGCTTGGTGAAATTGCGCTGGTGCTCGGCATAGGCACATGGCTTTCGACCACGGGCGCGCTGTGGCACATGTTCAACCATGCCATCATGAAGGACCTGCTCTTCCTTGGCGCAGGCGCACTCATCATGCGTAGCGGCAGCCGCAAGCTCAGCGACCTGCGCGGCCTGGGCCGCCAGATGCCCTTCACTGTGGCCTGCATGGGCATAGGCCTTGTGAGTATTATGGGTCTGCCGCCCTTTGGCGCATTCTACAGCAAATTCCTGATGATCCAGGCCGCCACCGAGGCAGGACAGCTCTGGCTGGCCGCGCTTATTCTTGGCGGTTCCCTTGTGGGTCTTGTCTACTATACCCGCATACTCAAAACCCTGATTTTTGAAGAACGCCCCGACTATCTGCCCACGGTTACGGAAGCTCCGGTGACCATGCGCGTTGGTATGGGCGTACTGGCGGGCCTGTGCGTTCTGCTTGGCCTTGCCCCGCAGCTGGCCATGCAGCTTGTAGCCCCGGTGGCTTCTCTGGCCTTTGTGCCCAATCCGGCGGACGCAGGCGTACTGCTGGCCATGCACGTTAGCTGGCCCATTTACGTGGTGGTACCTGTATTCGGCGCCCTGCTGCCAGCCCTCTTCCACAAGAACCGCATCATGGCGGGCAAGGTCAGCGTGGGCGTACTGCTTGCCACGGCCCTGCTGGTCATCCTGTTCGGACGCGGACTGGACACGCTTTCCTTCTGCTTTGCCCTCATTGTGCCCCTGCTGGGCGCGGTGAACATGAGCTACGCTCTGGGATATATGGAACACAGCCACAGGCAGTGGCGTTTCTACTGTGCCTTTACTGCCATGTGTGGCGGTTTGGTGGGTATGGCGGCCAGCCAGTATCTGCTGAGCTTCTTCCTGTTCTGGGAAATCATGAGTTCGTGGACGCTCTACATGGCCATTGCTCATGAAGGCGACAAAGCCTCCCTGCGCGAAGCCTTCAAGTACTTTATCTTCAACGTCTTCGGCGCGGGCTTCATCTTTGTTGGCCTGTGCGTCATTGGACCCTTCACGCCCTTCACGGCGCTGTTGCTGGACGGCATGGTGCCCAACCTGCCCGCTGGCGCGACGTGGCTTGGCATGGCTCTGCTGGCGGCAGGCTTTGTGATGAAGGCTGCGCAGCTGCCCTTCCGCATTGACTGGCAGATGCATCCGGCCCTGGCTCCCACGCCTGTGTCCGGCTACATCTCCTCAGTTCTGCTGAAGAGCGCCATCCTGGGCCTTATCAAGCTCTTTATGCTGCTGGGCGGCGGTTTCGCCGTTGCGGGCATACTGGGCGGCTTTGAACAGAGCTCCATCAGCGTACCTGTCATGTGGATAGGCGGCATCACCATCATTATGGCTGCCCTTCAGGCTCTGCGCAGCAATGGACTCAAGCTTATCTTCATCTACTCAACCGTAAGCCAGCTCGGCTATATGGTGCTGGCAGTGGCGGCGGGCGGCGCGCTTGGATACGCGGGCGGCATGTTGCACGTCATCAACCACGTTTTCTTCAAGGACCTGCTCTTCCTTGTGTGCGGCGCAGTCATGTTCGCCAGCCACAGGGAAACTCTGGACGACCTTGGCGGCATTGGCCGCAAGATGCCCTTTACCCTGGCTATGTTCGCCATTGCCGGGCTTTCGGTGATCGGTGTGCCGCCCACCAGCGGTTTCTCGTCCAAATGGCTCATTTATCATGCGCTTATGGAGGCGGGCCAGCCCTTCCTGGCACTGCTTTCCCTCATAGGCAGCGTGCTGACAATGGCCTATATTGCCAAGTTCCTGCATGCGGCCTTCCTGGGTCAACCTGCGCAGGACCTTGACGAAATAAAGGAAGTGCCGCGCATCATGCGTGTGCCCATGGGCATTCTGGCTGCAGGCTGCGTGCTGACCGGCATCTTCCCCGGCCTCGCGCTTGGCCCCATCAACTCCGTGTTGTTCGAGTACGGCTTCATGCCGCTTAATGTTGGCATGTCGGGCGTGCTTTCAGGCGCAGGCGCCTGGAACGCCACGGGGATGTTCGTCATGATGGCCCTGGCCTTCACGGGCGGCTACTGGTTCGTGAAGCGCTTTACCCGCCTGCGCGAAATTGATGTGCACACCTGCGGTCTGCCGCCTGAAATGGCCACCAGCCGCATGACGCCTTCCAGCATATACGGTGGTCTCACCCGCCTGCTTGGCGGTGGGAATACGCCCAAGGAGAACCGCTCATGA
- a CDS encoding respiratory chain complex I subunit 1 family protein yields the protein MSDTLLAILHMCVFPGGAFALMVAMFFKGLDRRVEARLQRRVGPPLVQPWLDIAKLLTKETLIPKTACRPAFLLAPVFGFTGMAVCAAFIPIAGVYNGLFNMGDLLVIFYLLPIPAMAIMLGGSASSSPYGAVGFSREMMLMFAYEMPLLMILLAVAMLTGKTLAGGAWGAEFSLFKIVALQQQTGSFGFNPSMIPAFLAYLIFLPGTMGVVPFDIPEAETEIVEGPLLEYGGPLLALFQITSALKTFVVLGLGVALFFPGTISEWWPINLLWFLCKCLALMLVSLTLVKSATGRFRIDQAFRFYVTVPAALALCSLILVWVM from the coding sequence ATGAGCGATACCCTGCTTGCCATACTGCACATGTGCGTCTTCCCCGGCGGGGCATTTGCCCTGATGGTGGCCATGTTCTTCAAAGGACTGGACCGCCGCGTGGAAGCCCGCCTGCAACGTCGCGTGGGGCCGCCGCTGGTGCAGCCCTGGCTGGACATTGCCAAATTGCTGACCAAGGAAACCCTGATTCCAAAGACGGCCTGCCGCCCGGCATTTTTGCTGGCACCCGTCTTCGGCTTCACGGGCATGGCCGTGTGTGCGGCCTTTATCCCCATCGCCGGCGTGTACAACGGTCTGTTCAATATGGGCGACCTGCTGGTGATTTTCTACCTGCTGCCCATTCCGGCCATGGCCATCATGCTTGGTGGTTCGGCTTCCAGTTCGCCATACGGCGCTGTGGGTTTTTCACGCGAAATGATGCTCATGTTCGCCTACGAAATGCCTTTGCTCATGATTTTGCTGGCCGTGGCCATGCTCACGGGCAAAACGCTGGCTGGCGGCGCGTGGGGAGCGGAATTTTCGCTCTTCAAGATCGTGGCCCTGCAACAACAGACAGGTTCCTTTGGTTTCAACCCGTCGATGATTCCGGCCTTTTTGGCCTACCTCATCTTCCTGCCCGGCACTATGGGTGTTGTACCCTTTGATATCCCCGAGGCGGAAACCGAAATTGTTGAAGGCCCGCTGCTTGAATACGGCGGCCCGCTGTTGGCGCTTTTTCAGATCACGTCGGCCCTCAAGACCTTCGTTGTTCTGGGGCTGGGGGTTGCGCTTTTCTTCCCCGGCACCATATCTGAATGGTGGCCGATCAATTTGTTGTGGTTCCTGTGCAAGTGTCTCGCGCTCATGCTGGTTTCGCTTACCCTGGTCAAATCGGCCACCGGGCGTTTCCGTATTGACCAGGCGTTTCGCTTCTATGTAACTGTGCCCGCTGCGCTCGCGCTGTGCAGTCTGATACTGGTCTGGGTGATGTAA
- a CDS encoding NADH-quinone oxidoreductase subunit B family protein: MLKKLSVRSPWLFRINAGSCNGCDVELATTACIPRYDVERLGCRYCGSPRHADIVLITGPLTTRVRDRVLRVWDEIPEPKVTVAVGICPISGGVFREGYSIEGPIDRYLPVDVNVPGCPPRPQAILEGVVLARSIWLKKLGVEE; the protein is encoded by the coding sequence ATGCTTAAAAAACTTTCCGTGCGTTCGCCGTGGCTGTTCCGCATCAACGCCGGTTCCTGCAATGGCTGTGACGTGGAATTGGCCACCACGGCCTGTATACCGCGCTACGACGTTGAACGTCTGGGTTGCCGCTACTGCGGCAGCCCCCGTCACGCCGACATTGTGCTTATCACCGGCCCTCTCACCACCAGAGTACGTGACCGTGTGCTGCGGGTATGGGACGAAATTCCCGAACCCAAAGTTACGGTGGCTGTGGGCATTTGCCCCATATCCGGCGGGGTGTTCCGTGAAGGATACTCCATTGAAGGCCCCATTGACCGTTACCTGCCCGTGGACGTAAACGTGCCCGGCTGTCCGCCCCGGCCCCAGGCCATTCTTGAGGGCGTCGTGCTGGCCCGGTCTATCTGGCTGAAAAAACTGGGCGTGGAGGAATAG